The following are from one region of the Erwinia billingiae Eb661 genome:
- the galE gene encoding UDP-glucose 4-epimerase GalE: MAILVTGGAGYIGSHTVLTLLQRGDDVVVLDNLSNASRESVNRVEKLAGKTATFCEGDILDRACLRDLFAQHDITAVIHFAGLKAVGESTRMPLEYYQNNVTGTLVLLEEMRAAGVNQFIFSSSATVYGADAPVPYVETTPIGGTTSPYGTSKLMVEFILRDYAKANPDFKTIALRYFNPVGAHESGQIGEDPNGIPNNLLPYIAQVAIGRLEKLGIFGGDYPTKDGTGERDYIHVMDLAEGHLKALDHIGQVEGYKAYNLGAGVGYSVLEMVKAFEKAADREIPYQISPRRAGDLAAFWADASLADKELDWRVSRGIDAMMRDTWNWQSQNPNGYK, translated from the coding sequence ATGGCTATTTTAGTAACGGGCGGCGCTGGTTACATCGGTTCCCACACGGTGCTTACGCTGCTGCAGCGTGGCGACGACGTTGTAGTACTGGATAACCTGAGCAATGCTTCACGTGAATCTGTCAACCGGGTTGAAAAACTGGCAGGGAAGACGGCAACATTTTGTGAAGGCGACATTCTGGATCGTGCCTGCCTGCGCGACCTGTTCGCCCAGCATGACATCACCGCAGTCATTCACTTTGCCGGCCTGAAAGCGGTAGGTGAATCCACGCGTATGCCGCTGGAGTATTACCAGAATAACGTCACCGGGACCCTGGTCCTGTTGGAAGAGATGCGTGCTGCTGGCGTAAACCAGTTTATCTTCAGCTCTTCCGCCACCGTTTACGGCGCCGATGCCCCCGTACCTTACGTCGAAACCACGCCAATCGGCGGCACGACCAGCCCTTATGGCACGTCGAAGCTGATGGTTGAGTTCATTCTGCGTGACTACGCGAAAGCTAACCCGGATTTCAAAACCATCGCACTGCGTTACTTTAACCCGGTCGGTGCACATGAATCTGGCCAGATTGGCGAAGATCCAAACGGCATTCCTAACAACCTGCTGCCTTACATCGCGCAGGTGGCTATTGGCCGTCTGGAGAAGCTCGGCATCTTTGGCGGTGATTACCCAACCAAAGACGGCACCGGTGAACGCGACTACATCCACGTGATGGATTTGGCCGAAGGTCACCTGAAAGCGCTGGATCATATCGGCCAGGTTGAAGGTTATAAAGCCTACAATTTGGGTGCCGGAGTAGGGTACTCGGTGCTGGAAATGGTGAAGGCGTTTGAGAAAGCGGCCGACCGCGAGATCCCATACCAGATCTCACCACGCCGTGCCGGCGACCTCGCCGCGTTCTGGGCTGACGCCTCACTGGCAGATAAAGAGCTGGACTGGCGTGTCTCCCGCGGTATCGATGCGATGATGCGCGATACCTGGAACTGGCAGAGCCAGAATCCGAACGGTTATAAATAA
- the galF gene encoding UTP--glucose-1-phosphate uridylyltransferase GalF: MTKLKAVIPVAGLGMHMLPATKAIPKEMLPIVDKPMIQYIIDECVAAGIKEIVLVTHASKNAVENHFDTSYELEALLEARVKRSLLSEVKSICPPGVTIMNVRQPQPLGLANSILCARPMLHDEAFVVVLPDILLDDSTADPLRYNLAAMVAQFEETKRSQVLVHHMPAADLSEYSVIKTKETLDHPGQVSQIVDFVEKPEHPQALDSDLAAVGRYVLSADIWTELENLEPGAWGRYQLTDAIANLAKKQPVDAHQLSGTSFDCGRKLGYMKAFVSWGLRNNAQGREFRESIKAILAK, translated from the coding sequence ATGACCAAGCTTAAAGCAGTTATCCCCGTTGCGGGTCTGGGTATGCACATGCTCCCTGCTACAAAAGCCATTCCTAAAGAAATGTTGCCAATCGTCGACAAGCCGATGATTCAGTACATCATCGATGAGTGCGTTGCAGCAGGGATCAAGGAAATTGTACTGGTCACCCACGCGTCCAAGAATGCGGTTGAAAACCATTTTGACACTTCCTACGAACTGGAAGCGCTGCTGGAAGCCCGCGTTAAGCGTTCGCTTCTGAGCGAAGTAAAATCGATCTGTCCTCCGGGCGTAACGATTATGAACGTGCGCCAGCCACAGCCGCTGGGCCTGGCTAACTCCATCCTGTGCGCGCGTCCGATGCTGCACGATGAAGCTTTCGTGGTTGTGCTGCCAGACATCCTGTTGGATGACTCAACAGCCGATCCCCTGCGTTACAACTTGGCCGCAATGGTTGCGCAGTTTGAAGAGACCAAACGCAGCCAGGTTCTGGTTCACCATATGCCAGCAGCCGATCTGTCTGAGTACTCGGTTATTAAAACCAAAGAGACGCTGGATCACCCAGGACAGGTCAGCCAGATTGTCGACTTCGTTGAAAAACCAGAACATCCACAGGCGCTGGATTCCGATCTGGCCGCGGTAGGCCGTTACGTGCTGTCCGCGGATATCTGGACCGAGCTGGAAAACCTGGAGCCAGGTGCATGGGGACGTTACCAGCTGACCGACGCCATCGCTAACCTCGCTAAAAAGCAGCCTGTTGATGCGCATCAGCTTTCCGGCACCAGCTTTGACTGCGGCCGTAAACTGGGATATATGAAAGCCTTCGTATCCTGGGGTCTGAGAAACAATGCGCAGGGACGTGAGTTCCGCGAATCAATCAAAGCAATCCTGGCGAAGTAA
- a CDS encoding lipopolysaccharide biosynthesis protein — MSSLKNQAAWLFGGTCFAAVLQVVQLGVLARKLETHELGILAIINAILAVAMVLQDMGMSSYIVHRQNITRKEQSTIYWVNVLLSLLTGLLLIAIAWPIAYFYHLPQLTGLIMLTSLNFLVLGSLSQYQAHFIKAKKMVLLAKIEMVTKFLAFALTVAMLYYSSLNVAAVILGLFANAAMRIACMIWFGEKSWRPTFEFDKATFFSSMKYGVYQLGSQTINQLRTQADSLIVGKVMGADMLGIYSLAKELVLQPLKLVTPVINRLALPRFAETQHEPAQLQKLFLKGTFMIMLFSSLMYLAIGILSPVIVRLLYGPAHEAVGHLIPLMLLFGMLRPMGGLTGAISQANGRTNVEFYWNIVASIIVVAVLATTWIYPNVWYVALTLSISQVLISAFAHPFFIKPVIGIPFMPYARQWMSVAVVFVGIMALVSYFNLFVQPEWFVGWL, encoded by the coding sequence GTGAGTAGTTTAAAAAACCAGGCCGCATGGCTGTTTGGAGGCACCTGTTTTGCTGCGGTGCTACAAGTCGTCCAGTTAGGCGTACTGGCCCGAAAGCTTGAAACGCATGAGTTGGGGATTCTGGCGATTATCAATGCCATCCTCGCGGTGGCGATGGTGCTGCAGGATATGGGGATGAGCAGCTATATCGTGCATCGCCAGAACATTACCCGCAAAGAGCAAAGCACCATTTACTGGGTAAACGTGTTGCTCAGCCTGTTGACCGGACTGTTGCTGATCGCCATCGCCTGGCCGATTGCGTATTTCTATCACTTACCGCAACTGACCGGGCTGATTATGCTGACCAGCTTAAACTTCCTGGTGTTAGGTTCGCTGTCGCAATATCAGGCGCATTTTATTAAAGCCAAGAAGATGGTGTTGCTGGCTAAAATAGAAATGGTCACTAAGTTTCTTGCTTTTGCGCTGACCGTAGCGATGTTGTATTACAGCTCGTTAAATGTGGCTGCGGTTATTCTCGGCTTATTCGCTAATGCCGCCATGCGCATTGCGTGCATGATCTGGTTTGGTGAAAAATCCTGGCGGCCAACGTTTGAGTTCGATAAAGCCACCTTCTTCAGCTCAATGAAGTACGGCGTTTATCAGCTCGGCTCGCAGACCATTAACCAGTTACGTACCCAGGCTGACTCACTGATTGTCGGTAAAGTGATGGGTGCGGACATGCTGGGGATTTACTCGCTGGCGAAAGAGCTGGTGTTGCAACCGCTGAAGCTGGTGACGCCGGTGATCAACCGTCTGGCGCTGCCGCGTTTTGCGGAAACGCAGCATGAGCCCGCGCAGTTGCAGAAGCTGTTCCTGAAGGGCACCTTCATGATCATGCTGTTCAGCAGCCTGATGTACCTGGCGATTGGTATCCTGTCACCGGTGATTGTGCGCCTGCTTTACGGCCCGGCGCATGAAGCGGTCGGACATCTGATCCCACTGATGCTGCTGTTTGGCATGCTGCGTCCGATGGGCGGCCTGACCGGCGCGATATCGCAGGCCAATGGCCGGACTAACGTCGAGTTTTACTGGAACATTGTGGCCAGTATCATTGTGGTCGCGGTACTGGCAACGACGTGGATCTATCCAAATGTCTGGTACGTAGCGCTGACGCTGTCGATCTCGCAGGTGTTGATTTCTGCCTTTGCGCATCCGTTCTTCATCAAGCCGGTGATTGGCATTCCGTTTATGCCGTATGCCCGGCAGTGGATGTCGGTAGCGGTGGTGTTTGTCGGCATTATGGCGCTGGTCAGCTATTTCAATCTATTTGTACAACCCGAATGGTTTGTTGGCTGGCTTTAA
- a CDS encoding glycosyltransferase codes for MKLTFFTMRFPVSSETFVLNQVTHFIDSGYDVEIISVFPGDLVNRHGAFDRYNLAEKTHYLLPEEKVTNAEKLKQRLQIVLPKILSLTTLKSFNVGRYGAQSSKLLLPAIVAHAKQTFTADVFLVHFGYAGALANKLRELNVLKGKQATVFHGADISRRHILEEHKLDYTNLFRQTELLLPISHLWENKLISMGCPPEKIHVTRMGIEPEKFNMKVREALHTPLRIVSVARLTEKKGLGVAVEACKYLKAQGANFEYTIIGNGDMEDELRNTIRSASLEDCVKMVGFKPQEEIKRYLDEADIFLLPSLTAADGDMEGIPVALMEAMAVGLPVVSTDHSGIPELIENNVSGWLAPEGDAKALSEILLKLAKGDVDVAPVIAAAREKVETEFNQHIAYRELAQLLEQLA; via the coding sequence ATGAAACTAACTTTTTTCACAATGCGTTTTCCGGTCTCGTCGGAAACATTCGTGCTGAACCAGGTCACCCACTTTATCGACAGTGGCTATGACGTTGAGATCATCTCGGTGTTTCCTGGCGACCTGGTAAACCGGCACGGTGCGTTCGATCGCTACAATCTGGCGGAGAAAACCCATTATCTTCTGCCGGAAGAGAAGGTAACTAACGCGGAAAAGCTGAAGCAGCGTTTGCAGATTGTGCTGCCAAAAATCCTCAGCCTGACCACGCTCAAATCCTTCAACGTTGGGCGCTACGGCGCCCAGTCCAGCAAGCTGCTGCTGCCGGCGATTGTTGCCCATGCTAAGCAGACCTTCACCGCGGATGTTTTCCTGGTGCACTTTGGCTATGCCGGTGCGCTGGCCAACAAACTGCGTGAGCTGAACGTGTTGAAAGGCAAACAGGCGACGGTGTTCCATGGCGCGGATATCTCCCGCCGCCATATTCTGGAAGAGCATAAGCTGGACTACACCAATCTTTTCCGTCAGACAGAACTGCTGCTGCCAATCAGCCATTTGTGGGAGAACAAGCTGATCTCCATGGGCTGTCCGCCGGAGAAGATTCATGTGACCCGCATGGGCATTGAACCTGAAAAATTCAATATGAAAGTCCGTGAGGCGCTGCACACGCCATTACGCATCGTTTCTGTTGCCCGCCTGACCGAGAAGAAAGGGTTGGGCGTGGCGGTTGAAGCCTGCAAATACCTGAAGGCGCAAGGCGCGAACTTTGAATACACCATCATCGGCAACGGTGATATGGAAGATGAGTTACGCAACACCATTCGCAGCGCCAGTCTGGAAGATTGCGTGAAGATGGTGGGCTTCAAGCCACAGGAAGAGATTAAGCGTTACCTCGATGAAGCCGATATTTTCCTGCTGCCTTCGCTGACCGCTGCCGATGGCGATATGGAAGGGATTCCCGTCGCGCTGATGGAAGCGATGGCGGTTGGCCTGCCGGTGGTGTCGACTGACCACAGCGGCATCCCGGAGCTGATTGAAAATAACGTTTCTGGCTGGCTGGCACCAGAAGGCGACGCGAAAGCCTTGAGTGAGATTTTATTGAAGCTGGCGAAAGGTGATGTGGACGTAGCGCCGGTGATTGCGGCGGCCAGGGAGAAAGTCGAAACGGAATTCAACCAACACATTGCCTATCGTGAGCTGGCACAATTGTTGGAGCAACTTGCGTGA
- the wcaK gene encoding colanic acid biosynthesis pyruvyl transferase WcaK: MKILLVGNHTCGNRGDGAILRGLIDSLNLARTDLEIDVISRYPTSSGYLLQQEIMPDELFLETKKGKNKFMDKVKRRLMPKIMMAHISGSGLFKSMAVPKYLQDFTNKLKQYDAIIQVGGSFFVDLYGPLQFEHSLCALLAKKPIYMIGHSVGPFQKERFNEIANFVFSRVNSLVLRESVSLDMMKQGSITTEKVVKGADTAFLVRAREVEEPSHNLLHWQQLISSTKTIAITVRELAPFDKRLGVTQQEYEMAFGKVINAMIDKGYQVVALSTCTGIDSYNKDDRMVAMTLRDHVVQKDKYHVIMDEFNDLELGILLGRSHLTIGTRLHSAIISMNFGTPAVAINYEHKSLGVMNQLGLPEMATDVKSLMDGSIITKVNGILDNYDVVKQQVDSAVEQERVLGNKITEDVVKILG; the protein is encoded by the coding sequence ATGAAGATCTTATTAGTTGGCAATCATACGTGTGGTAATCGTGGTGATGGCGCTATTTTACGCGGGCTCATTGATTCGCTTAACCTCGCAAGGACCGATCTGGAAATTGATGTAATCAGTCGCTATCCAACCAGCTCAGGCTATCTGCTGCAGCAGGAGATCATGCCGGATGAACTCTTTCTTGAAACCAAGAAAGGGAAAAACAAGTTTATGGACAAAGTTAAACGTCGTCTGATGCCAAAAATCATGATGGCGCACATCAGCGGAAGTGGACTGTTTAAGTCAATGGCGGTACCCAAGTACCTGCAGGACTTTACCAACAAGCTGAAGCAGTACGATGCCATTATTCAGGTCGGCGGCTCGTTCTTCGTTGACCTGTATGGTCCGCTGCAGTTTGAGCATTCGCTGTGTGCATTACTGGCTAAAAAGCCTATCTATATGATCGGCCACAGCGTTGGGCCTTTCCAGAAAGAAAGATTCAACGAGATTGCTAACTTTGTCTTCTCGCGCGTCAACAGCCTTGTGCTGCGTGAAAGCGTCAGCCTGGACATGATGAAGCAGGGTAGCATCACCACCGAAAAAGTGGTCAAAGGTGCCGATACCGCCTTCCTGGTGCGTGCCCGTGAAGTTGAAGAACCAAGCCATAACCTGCTGCACTGGCAGCAGCTGATCTCCTCAACAAAAACCATCGCGATTACCGTGCGTGAGCTGGCGCCATTTGACAAACGTCTTGGCGTCACCCAGCAGGAGTATGAGATGGCGTTTGGTAAGGTGATCAATGCAATGATCGACAAAGGTTATCAGGTAGTGGCATTGTCTACCTGTACCGGTATCGACAGTTACAATAAAGACGACCGTATGGTGGCGATGACCTTGCGCGACCACGTCGTTCAGAAAGATAAGTACCATGTCATCATGGACGAATTTAATGACCTTGAATTGGGTATCCTTTTAGGACGTAGCCACTTAACAATCGGCACTCGTCTGCACTCTGCAATCATTTCCATGAACTTCGGCACCCCAGCCGTGGCGATTAACTATGAACACAAATCGCTCGGCGTGATGAACCAGCTCGGCCTGCCAGAAATGGCTACCGATGTGAAGAGTCTGATGGATGGCAGCATCATCACGAAAGTTAACGGCATTCTCGATAACTATGATGTGGTCAAACAGCAGGTTGATAGCGCGGTAGAGCAGGAGAGGGTTTTGGGGAATAAAATCACCGAAGACGTCGTCAAGATTTTAGGGTGA
- a CDS encoding phage tailspike protein, whose protein sequence is MKRRELITGFSSILAALSVSSFSSQAADKKASVSLKDVSPGDVPKQDVPVLTPENIYTMPDRFWKTFSGKLYIGKAGTDPTQAGNLIDVFLKNANGKLSKIEQPIALNKGNFQQFIDDNAALIADPAHSMAVVDDSGKSLFNIPDVSRPGANNFSQRLAQPAGYQLIGEIPSVDELRKTRPLFEGAKVKLSSWHDGLEEGGGEFVGTFEAGRDDGGVIFSGPGYHWRRVVEDFNRLTLFDFGAIDDGKTDAAPAIKAMYNWSQQANQQICVQFPAGTFFVSGCDFSGEQTRFFRVSGAMVNFGYFPATNIVSDGKSDFIFKVNTRWVEISNLNVNGRTDTQPNKQGFFLNECKGGQFFRGASLRFVRMGGTSLSLMDTLDCKIDQWYATHCTGDVIKSIWSNLPQGKWDHSTAIELSNFNAQYCTEGMVLNLERCGQSIIHNGWIEHTENPGNISNGQWIIDALSLEACKNPLIAHFARLNMRQTSLQSGSWIDNSQQGKELLGAWERGSTRVESYGVAVDGSMKYNYLTSRFRIINNTNQEKWYELGNIYSPDVGDNWEIEIFGQASFSNGTDKSVLTQVVDGKSTGGKAIISLQRKTHKFEASWHAEGASPIVDVMYVTPYDTDTRVFVKLAGWLASAGVLMKSTAKDRFMTGKCARFDSEMQFAKAPTGADAHHAVQRFTLHNGKAGIGANEQGDVLLESRLLKADEVNTAQPEGYVSMVINGKQVAMPYFALK, encoded by the coding sequence ATGAAAAGAAGAGAATTAATTACCGGCTTCTCATCGATTCTTGCAGCCCTCTCTGTGAGCTCGTTTTCCAGTCAGGCCGCTGATAAAAAGGCCTCTGTTTCGCTGAAAGATGTCTCCCCGGGAGATGTGCCGAAGCAGGATGTGCCGGTCCTGACGCCTGAAAATATTTACACCATGCCTGACCGCTTCTGGAAAACCTTCAGCGGTAAGCTCTATATCGGTAAAGCCGGTACGGACCCGACTCAGGCAGGTAATCTGATTGATGTTTTTCTGAAAAATGCCAACGGCAAGTTGTCTAAAATTGAGCAGCCGATTGCGCTCAATAAGGGTAACTTCCAGCAGTTTATTGATGACAATGCCGCGCTGATCGCCGATCCGGCGCACTCGATGGCGGTGGTTGATGACAGCGGTAAATCGCTGTTTAACATTCCCGATGTTTCCCGTCCGGGTGCCAACAATTTCAGCCAGCGTCTGGCACAGCCTGCGGGCTATCAGTTGATTGGCGAAATCCCGTCGGTTGATGAGCTGCGTAAAACGCGTCCGCTGTTTGAAGGGGCGAAAGTCAAACTCAGCAGCTGGCACGACGGTCTGGAAGAGGGCGGCGGTGAGTTCGTCGGCACCTTCGAAGCGGGCCGTGACGATGGCGGGGTGATTTTCTCCGGTCCGGGTTATCACTGGCGTCGTGTTGTTGAAGATTTTAACCGTCTGACGCTGTTTGATTTCGGCGCTATCGATGATGGCAAAACCGATGCGGCACCGGCGATCAAAGCGATGTACAACTGGTCGCAACAGGCGAACCAGCAGATTTGCGTACAGTTCCCGGCCGGAACCTTCTTTGTCAGTGGCTGTGACTTCTCCGGCGAACAGACCCGCTTCTTCCGCGTGTCCGGGGCAATGGTCAATTTCGGTTACTTCCCGGCGACCAATATCGTTTCCGACGGGAAATCGGACTTTATTTTCAAAGTGAACACCCGTTGGGTGGAAATCAGCAACCTGAACGTCAATGGTCGCACCGACACGCAGCCTAACAAGCAGGGCTTCTTCCTCAACGAATGTAAGGGTGGCCAGTTCTTCCGTGGCGCCTCCTTACGCTTTGTGCGCATGGGCGGCACCTCACTTAGCCTGATGGATACCCTCGATTGTAAAATCGATCAGTGGTATGCCACCCACTGTACCGGCGATGTGATCAAATCCATCTGGTCAAATCTGCCGCAGGGCAAGTGGGACCACAGCACGGCCATCGAGCTGTCTAACTTCAATGCGCAGTATTGCACCGAAGGGATGGTGCTGAATCTGGAGCGTTGCGGTCAGTCGATCATCCATAACGGCTGGATCGAACATACCGAGAACCCAGGCAACATCTCTAACGGCCAGTGGATTATCGATGCGCTGAGTCTGGAAGCCTGTAAAAACCCGCTGATTGCCCACTTTGCCCGTCTGAACATGCGTCAGACCAGCCTGCAGTCCGGCAGCTGGATTGATAACTCGCAGCAGGGTAAAGAGTTGCTCGGTGCCTGGGAGCGGGGTTCGACGCGCGTTGAGTCTTACGGCGTCGCCGTCGACGGCAGCATGAAATACAACTACCTGACCTCGCGCTTCCGCATCATCAACAATACCAATCAGGAAAAATGGTATGAGTTGGGCAATATCTATTCGCCTGATGTCGGTGATAACTGGGAAATCGAAATCTTTGGTCAGGCGTCGTTCAGCAACGGCACCGATAAAAGCGTGCTCACCCAGGTGGTGGACGGCAAAAGCACCGGCGGCAAAGCGATCATCAGTTTGCAGCGTAAGACGCATAAATTTGAGGCCAGCTGGCATGCCGAAGGGGCCAGCCCGATCGTCGACGTGATGTACGTTACGCCGTATGACACCGACACGCGCGTTTTCGTGAAGTTAGCGGGTTGGCTGGCGTCAGCCGGCGTGCTGATGAAGTCCACTGCCAAAGACCGCTTTATGACCGGCAAATGCGCCCGCTTCGATAGCGAGATGCAGTTTGCCAAAGCGCCGACCGGTGCTGATGCTCACCATGCGGTGCAGCGTTTTACGCTTCACAACGGCAAAGCGGGTATCGGTGCCAATGAACAAGGCGATGTTTTACTGGAATCTCGTCTGCTGAAAGCAGATGAGGTGAACACGGCACAACCGGAAGGTTATGTCTCAATGGTGATTAACGGTAAGCAAGTCGCCATGCCTTACTTTGCCCTTAAATAA